The Mauremys mutica isolate MM-2020 ecotype Southern chromosome 1, ASM2049712v1, whole genome shotgun sequence genome has a segment encoding these proteins:
- the LOC123344819 gene encoding IQ motif and SEC7 domain-containing protein 3-like, translated as MESLLENPVRAVLYLKELTAIVQNQQSLIHTQRQRIDELERRLDELSTENRSLRQQHPAPAAEPQPRPPAPPAPAPQPEPEPLQHPQQLPPHQHPPEKDSRERGCCTTLLQHKPAPAIGKGALSRRPE; from the exons atggagagcctgctggagaaCCCGGTGCGCGCCGTGCTCTACCTGAAGGAGCTCACCGCCATCGTGCAGAACCAGCAGAGCCTCATCCACACCCAGCGCCAGCGCATCGACGAGCTGGAGCGGCGCCTGGACGAGCTCAGCACCGAGAACCGCAGCCTCCGCCAGCAGCACCCGGCTCCCGCCGCCGAGCCCCAGCCGCGCCCGCCGGCTCCCCCCGCGcccgccccgcagcccgagcCGGAGCCGCTTCAGCACCCCCAACAGCTCCCG CCCCATCAGCACCCCCCGGAGAAagacagcagggagaggggctgctgCACCACCCTCCTCCAGCACAAACCCGCCCCGGCCATCGGCAAAGGCGCCCTGAGCAGGAGACCAGAGTaa